A DNA window from Aspergillus nidulans FGSC A4 chromosome V contains the following coding sequences:
- a CDS encoding uncharacterized protein (transcript_id=CADANIAT00002784) yields MKLGQWSYNLPKNPIAQSIKRVTWFDSTSIEISIRLVKPNPRNPRNPPRPAKDWVGYGTCSSSQQDKDKAAEENSRSRGSHEYRNATAEGVTEDVLKITAVNAAQEMREMKRSDIDAYGAPWGSFSVDPFRSASMLPPPDKLDGKPNSAFRWG; encoded by the exons ATTAGGTCAGTGGAGCTATAACCTACCCAAAAACCCTATAGCCCAGAGCATAAAAAGAGTAACTTGGTTTGATTCTACTAGCATTGAGATCTCGATcagacttgttaaacccaacccgcgaaacccgcgaaacccgccccgacccgccaaggattgggttgg ATATGGGACGTGCTCGAGCTCACAGCAGGATAAGGAcaaagctgcagaagagaatAGCAGGAGTAGAGGAAGCCATGAATACCGAAACGCGACTGCTGAGGGTGTTACTGAGGATGTGCTCAAAATCACAGCAG TTAATGCCGCGCAGGAAATGAGAGAAATGAAAAGAAGTGACATCGATGCTTATGGCGCACCTTGGGGATCGTTTTCAGTAGACCCCTTTCGGTCTGCAAGCATGCTTCCGCCTCCTGATAAACTGGACGGCAAACCAAACTCTGCATTTCGCTGGGGTTGA